One window of the Acinetobacter equi genome contains the following:
- a CDS encoding autotransporter outer membrane beta-barrel domain-containing protein: MNKFPLNKLTMALLMVTTAQYTQAASDNIKYKNYDSNNNIGGCTVVNIQYESTMIKDSNGNDVLRYPEGTPNSQREGNSTGRFDVFSNSGQICDVEDFLNQELTGGDLKYTQQRDDYIYGHIDIKEGVFTATSATEKAVTAETTAEKMYLVLMSDRPSTASFKIEANSTADIKRNFMVINTLGGHGLQNVGGKLKVAGSLVTDARSGRDVTYPNYNPRSLYASNAIIEVDQDFSSYIRDDPKRTISGGSNADIISTKMDVGRNAYFYTNSGKSGVRMSGSSIFDIKGDLTLLSERLANITAKGDTNSYEAAVFTNTDSHLNVGGHTSITSQGFRGYVQNGNTAEFQTQNLIIDTTLEDATSDAKNVSAQALIISGGTIVSSGEISSLRSNGAALTVTGQKVAVTLGEGKENIELVDGKALVKLGENAKVESLLDHAIVINNVDGDIELQKGAIIKAGEGKSLLYDGSGNTTVHLYEDVDLTGDILLNTGEDTVNVQGNVDFTAVKIDAGSKIGEATIEEYDVLNLHGSTHKALDASKFLNFEDIYLKENSHISLLNHIGATLIASKDQEHGIFIDNTSSLKTQGAYILDANVTNSGILDITNEQFLPNISHISGGYHGNDGTLVINTRLGDDYSDTDKLIIQNEATGTTKLQVKNIGGGGAKTVQGIHVIQTGLSESNRTFYLEGGYVSAGVYDYSLNLKKANTSLNSTEFDNWYLESKVQQIDPPVDPLVPEQPIYTPDVGTYSAAKAMANSLFTSRLEDREGASRYQNLEQDQGNVWIRTYGGHHKFKSMSDQLKTKGNSFVTQIGMGLVTLGVDNQYNLGVMGGYAHYSGKTRSYLTERNSKLIVDGYSAGLYGTWYAHPVEKRGVYIDSWVLWNSFKNKVDSADQNYYKYDSSGVTASIEAGGDYLLNKNGQKNWWIQPQGQFVYQNVKAETFYDQQGSHIDRGSDNLQVRLGFKTYLEIPTDVGKLTTYRPYIALNYIHNTNPYEIEVNGIKYGDEGSNDLGEVKLGVEGQITQNSQVWINASYIVGSQSTQSYQGNLGWKYNF; the protein is encoded by the coding sequence TTGAATAAATTTCCATTAAATAAGTTAACTATGGCTTTGCTCATGGTGACAACAGCACAATATACACAAGCTGCATCAGATAATATTAAATATAAAAATTATGACTCTAATAATAATATTGGAGGCTGTACCGTTGTTAATATTCAATATGAATCAACAATGATTAAAGATAGTAATGGGAATGATGTTTTAAGATATCCTGAAGGTACGCCAAACTCCCAAAGAGAAGGAAATAGTACAGGGCGTTTTGATGTTTTTTCTAATTCTGGTCAAATTTGTGATGTAGAGGATTTTCTTAATCAAGAGTTAACAGGAGGAGATTTAAAATATACCCAACAACGTGATGATTATATTTATGGACATATTGATATTAAGGAAGGTGTATTTACAGCAACAAGTGCAACTGAAAAGGCTGTAACCGCTGAAACTACAGCTGAAAAAATGTATTTGGTATTAATGAGTGATCGCCCATCTACAGCATCTTTTAAAATTGAGGCTAATTCAACAGCGGATATAAAACGTAATTTTATGGTGATCAATACATTGGGTGGACATGGTTTGCAAAATGTAGGAGGAAAACTGAAAGTTGCAGGAAGTTTGGTGACAGATGCACGATCAGGACGAGATGTGACATATCCAAATTATAATCCAAGATCATTGTATGCCTCGAATGCAATTATTGAAGTTGATCAAGATTTTTCATCTTATATAAGAGATGATCCTAAAAGAACGATTAGTGGAGGATCAAATGCCGATATTATTTCAACTAAAATGGATGTTGGTCGAAATGCGTATTTTTATACGAATAGTGGTAAAAGTGGCGTAAGAATGTCTGGAAGCTCTATTTTTGATATTAAAGGAGATTTAACTCTTTTAAGTGAGCGTTTGGCAAATATAACAGCAAAGGGTGATACCAATAGTTATGAAGCTGCGGTATTTACAAATACAGATAGTCATTTGAACGTAGGTGGTCATACTTCAATTACATCGCAAGGCTTTAGAGGTTATGTCCAAAATGGAAATACTGCTGAATTTCAAACACAGAACTTAATTATTGATACAACATTAGAAGATGCGACGAGTGATGCTAAAAATGTGTCTGCACAAGCATTGATTATTTCTGGAGGAACAATTGTATCTTCTGGTGAAATCTCAAGCTTACGCTCAAATGGAGCTGCACTCACGGTAACTGGTCAAAAAGTTGCAGTTACTTTGGGGGAAGGAAAGGAGAATATTGAGCTAGTAGATGGAAAAGCACTTGTTAAATTAGGTGAAAATGCCAAAGTAGAGTCGCTATTGGATCATGCAATTGTAATTAATAATGTGGATGGCGATATTGAGTTGCAAAAAGGCGCAATAATTAAGGCAGGTGAAGGTAAAAGTTTACTTTATGATGGATCTGGGAACACGACTGTACATTTATATGAGGATGTAGATTTAACAGGAGATATTCTTTTAAATACAGGTGAAGATACAGTTAATGTTCAAGGAAATGTCGATTTCACAGCTGTTAAAATAGATGCAGGAAGTAAAATCGGTGAAGCTACAATTGAAGAATATGATGTACTAAATTTACATGGATCAACGCATAAAGCTTTAGATGCGAGTAAATTTTTAAATTTTGAAGATATTTATTTAAAAGAAAATTCTCATATTAGTCTTCTGAATCATATAGGTGCTACGTTGATAGCATCAAAAGATCAAGAACATGGCATTTTTATTGACAACACATCTTCATTAAAAACACAGGGTGCATATATTTTAGATGCCAATGTGACAAATAGTGGAATTTTAGATATAACTAACGAGCAATTTTTACCTAATATTTCACATATTTCTGGCGGATATCATGGAAATGATGGGACTTTAGTTATAAATACACGATTAGGCGATGATTATTCAGATACAGATAAACTTATTATTCAAAATGAAGCAACAGGAACAACAAAGCTCCAAGTTAAGAATATTGGTGGTGGGGGTGCAAAAACTGTCCAGGGTATTCATGTGATTCAGACAGGATTGTCTGAGTCTAATAGAACCTTTTATTTAGAAGGAGGGTATGTATCAGCAGGCGTATATGATTATTCTTTGAATCTTAAAAAAGCTAATACTAGTCTCAATTCTACAGAGTTTGATAACTGGTACTTAGAAAGTAAAGTTCAACAAATTGATCCCCCAGTTGATCCACTTGTTCCAGAGCAGCCAATTTATACACCAGATGTGGGAACTTATTCAGCAGCTAAAGCAATGGCAAATAGCTTATTTACTTCTAGACTTGAAGATAGAGAAGGTGCAAGTCGTTATCAAAACTTAGAACAAGATCAAGGTAATGTTTGGATTAGAACATATGGCGGGCATCATAAATTCAAAAGCATGTCTGATCAGCTAAAAACAAAAGGAAATAGTTTTGTTACACAAATTGGTATGGGGTTAGTAACGTTAGGAGTAGATAATCAATATAACTTAGGTGTCATGGGGGGATATGCACATTATAGTGGTAAAACAAGATCTTATCTTACTGAGCGTAATTCTAAATTAATTGTAGATGGTTATAGTGCTGGTTTGTATGGAACTTGGTATGCACATCCTGTAGAAAAAAGAGGTGTATATATTGATTCATGGGTACTTTGGAATAGTTTTAAAAATAAAGTCGATAGTGCAGATCAAAATTATTATAAATATGATTCATCGGGTGTTACAGCTTCAATTGAAGCGGGTGGTGATTATTTACTAAATAAAAATGGGCAGAAAAATTGGTGGATTCAACCACAGGGGCAATTTGTTTATCAAAATGTGAAAGCAGAGACTTTTTATGATCAACAAGGTTCTCATATAGATCGAGGATCAGATAATTTACAAGTTAGATTAGGTTTTAAAACTTATTTAGAAATTCCAACTGATGTAGGTAAATTAACAACATATAGACCATATATAGCGTTAAATTATATTCATAATACAAATCCTTATGAGATTGAAGTGAATGGTATCAAATATGGTGATGAAGGTTCAAATGATTTAGGTGAGGTCAAATTAGGTGTTGAAGGGCAGATTACTCAAAATAGTCAAGTTTGGATAAATGCATCTTATATTGTAGGTAGTCAGAGTACTCAATCTTATCAGGGAAATTTAGGCTGGAAATATAATTTTTAA
- a CDS encoding Lrp/AsnC family transcriptional regulator: MELDRFDKHILEILTHEDLNLNELSERINLSVSSVHRRIKNLIDLNIMSGIKRDINYQKLGFNLHVLLQVSLSKHDTDTFAKFLAELESIPEVINAFLVTGQSADFIVEVVAKDMENYSEILLKKIGKIEHVVALHSSFVIKQYDVLNCHGLLNRV; this comes from the coding sequence ATGGAATTAGATCGTTTTGATAAGCATATTTTAGAAATACTGACTCATGAAGACTTAAATCTAAATGAATTATCTGAGCGTATTAATTTATCGGTGAGTTCGGTACATAGACGAATTAAGAATCTTATCGATTTAAATATTATGTCAGGGATTAAACGTGACATTAATTATCAGAAACTAGGATTTAACTTACATGTTTTACTGCAAGTTTCTTTAAGTAAGCATGATACTGATACTTTTGCAAAATTTTTAGCTGAATTGGAAAGTATTCCTGAAGTGATTAATGCCTTTTTAGTCACGGGACAATCCGCTGATTTTATTGTTGAAGTTGTTGCAAAAGACATGGAAAACTATAGCGAAATATTATTGAAAAAAATTGGTAAAATTGAGCATGTGGTTGCGCTACATTCAAGCTTTGTCATTAAACAATATGATGTTTTAAATTGTCATGGCTTATTAAATCGAGTTTAG
- a CDS encoding 1-acyl-sn-glycerol-3-phosphate acyltransferase produces the protein MFKKFIGETAFKVSGWTYSVEPNTLENKQVIIGFEHTSMMDAVLSLALFQIYDIKIHTLIKKELFKGPFKPILEAIGGIPVDRKANKDIVSQMVEHFEKNEHFNLVIAPEATRAKNGEERKPIRTGFWHIAKAANVPIVLMFANSKTKKGGILGKIYPSDINHDLALIKQLYKEHTGLDIIIPEPKSA, from the coding sequence ATGTTTAAAAAATTTATTGGCGAAACCGCATTTAAAGTTTCTGGTTGGACGTATTCTGTGGAGCCTAATACACTTGAAAATAAACAAGTAATTATTGGGTTTGAACATACATCAATGATGGATGCTGTTTTATCTCTTGCGTTATTCCAAATTTATGACATAAAAATTCATACGTTAATAAAGAAAGAGTTATTTAAAGGTCCATTTAAGCCTATTCTTGAAGCAATTGGTGGTATTCCTGTCGATCGTAAAGCGAATAAAGATATTGTTTCCCAAATGGTTGAGCATTTTGAAAAAAATGAACATTTTAATTTAGTAATTGCTCCAGAAGCGACTCGTGCAAAAAATGGTGAAGAACGTAAGCCAATTCGTACTGGTTTTTGGCATATTGCAAAAGCTGCAAATGTCCCTATTGTTTTAATGTTTGCAAACTCAAAAACGAAAAAAGGGGGAATTTTAGGCAAAATCTATCCTTCTGATATTAATCATGATCTTGCTTTAATTAAGCAGCTTTATAAAGAACATACGGGTTTAGATATTATTATTCCCGAACCCAAATCAGCTTAA
- a CDS encoding glutathione S-transferase family protein: MRTLYQFPLSHFCEKARWMLDHKELEYVAQNLVPGVHRAFAKLKTGQYKLPILLDRDQWIADSTQIALYLDQKYPEHTLLRSDVKYRNQALEINTLSNELGRHVRRWVLAYSLNGNDESLEVLIGEKGYMRQFEKYSKPLVKALLSKGYHLTNNERVQESKQYLEVMISTLNQTLIDNKGQYLVGDRLGLADIAVCSMLAPILEIEDTPWERETGQPLVNEFQKFKDDLINLPLGQYIIRIYQTERNARVDWRGI, from the coding sequence ATGCGCACTTTGTACCAGTTTCCTTTATCTCATTTTTGCGAAAAGGCAAGATGGATGTTAGATCATAAAGAGCTGGAATATGTGGCACAAAATTTAGTTCCAGGAGTTCATCGAGCATTTGCAAAGCTAAAAACTGGGCAATATAAACTTCCTATTTTATTAGATCGAGATCAATGGATTGCAGATAGCACTCAAATAGCATTGTATTTAGATCAAAAATATCCTGAGCATACGTTGCTTCGTTCAGATGTAAAATATCGTAATCAAGCTTTAGAAATTAATACTTTATCAAATGAGTTAGGGCGACATGTTCGTCGTTGGGTTTTAGCTTATTCACTTAATGGAAATGACGAATCCTTAGAGGTTTTAATTGGTGAAAAAGGGTATATGCGCCAATTTGAAAAATATTCTAAGCCTTTGGTCAAAGCTTTATTATCTAAGGGTTATCATTTAACTAATAATGAGAGAGTTCAAGAATCTAAACAATATTTAGAAGTCATGATCAGTACCTTAAACCAAACACTGATTGATAATAAAGGGCAGTATTTAGTTGGTGATCGTTTAGGTTTAGCAGATATTGCAGTGTGTTCAATGTTGGCACCAATTTTAGAAATTGAAGATACACCTTGGGAACGAGAAACAGGGCAGCCCTTAGTTAATGAGTTTCAAAAATTTAAAGATGATTTAATTAATTTACCTTTAGGGCAATATATCATACGAATCTATCAAACAGAGCGTAATGCACGTGTGGATTGGAGAGGTATTTAA
- a CDS encoding YebC/PmpR family DNA-binding transcriptional regulator, with protein MAGHSKWANTKHRKAKQDASRAKIFTKFIREIVTAARLGGGDVASNPRLRAVVEKALAANMTRDTVNRAIARGVGGEDNEDLKEVTYEGYGVGGVAVIVETMTDNLNRTVPDVRHCFSKTDGNLGTAGSVAYLFTKRGEITFEDISLEDRIMEVALEAGAEDIEVDEDEILVITTPESFGDVQDALHAAGLKSDNAEVVMSPSTKAEISDIEQAKKILKMIDMFEDLDDVQNVYTNVEFTEAVLAELDA; from the coding sequence ATGGCGGGTCATTCCAAATGGGCAAACACAAAGCATCGTAAAGCAAAACAAGATGCTAGCCGCGCTAAAATATTCACTAAATTTATTCGTGAAATAGTTACGGCAGCACGATTAGGCGGTGGTGATGTTGCATCTAATCCGCGTTTACGTGCTGTAGTAGAAAAAGCATTAGCTGCCAATATGACACGTGATACTGTCAACCGTGCTATTGCACGCGGTGTTGGTGGTGAAGATAACGAAGATTTAAAAGAAGTAACTTATGAAGGTTATGGTGTCGGTGGCGTTGCGGTTATTGTAGAAACAATGACAGACAACTTGAACCGTACCGTACCAGATGTTCGTCACTGTTTCTCTAAAACGGATGGTAACTTAGGAACAGCTGGTTCTGTTGCATATTTATTTACTAAACGTGGTGAAATCACTTTTGAAGATATTTCTTTAGAAGATCGTATCATGGAAGTTGCTTTAGAAGCTGGTGCAGAAGATATTGAAGTTGATGAAGATGAAATCTTAGTCATTACAACTCCTGAATCTTTTGGTGATGTTCAAGACGCATTACACGCAGCTGGCTTAAAATCTGACAATGCTGAAGTTGTTATGAGTCCATCAACTAAAGCTGAAATTTCAGATATTGAACAAGCTAAGAAAATCTTAAAAATGATTGATATGTTTGAAGATCTTGATGATGTTCAAAACGTATATACCAACGTTGAGTTCACTGAAGCAGTTTTAGCAGAATTAGATGCTTAA